From one Streptomyces mobaraensis genomic stretch:
- a CDS encoding formylglycine-generating enzyme family protein, with the protein MVGHLVSETVEIPLEYLKVDGSSDEQYWASVGSVISLADQQGRDASGISLLISLSAKHPEWPVRAAAVRLLASHHRDVPAAASAVAAASHDPVDWVAFAALKMATEHRIRAAVPDLIRISGWPSNFTRRDFTRKPVGCGAAFTKRALLAIFGSRDPDRLRQLEDEYFSEMRARIHKHLTRPRRHEDVVLVPAGPFMAGVAEPSTGPFRMTQGDNPLRAEHLSAYYIDRATVTNARYAEFLTDTDGSTEFDHPDQSEGRDHKPVHWHDSRFNAPDMPVVGIDWYDAWAFARWSGGSLPSELQWEKAARGTDGRTYPWGNTWDPERVNYVERSYGTAVSDLDELEALLVTTTDSDVPEHPVLPSDSLPQGASPYGALQMSGNVWELTRTNFYTGEDMDPFFKGRHPMEFMNRKDAFHVLRGGTWTSPRTCLATFYRGKDLITDFHNEVGFRCVYEVTQ; encoded by the coding sequence GTGGTAGGACACCTCGTTTCGGAAACCGTGGAGATTCCGCTCGAGTACCTCAAGGTGGACGGGTCGAGTGACGAGCAGTACTGGGCATCCGTCGGGTCTGTGATCTCCCTTGCCGACCAGCAGGGCCGGGACGCCTCGGGAATCTCCCTCTTGATCAGCCTCTCCGCGAAACACCCCGAGTGGCCGGTGCGGGCTGCGGCCGTCCGCCTCCTGGCCAGTCATCACAGGGACGTTCCCGCAGCGGCGTCGGCCGTCGCAGCAGCCAGTCACGACCCGGTTGACTGGGTGGCGTTCGCCGCCCTCAAGATGGCCACCGAGCACCGCATAAGGGCTGCGGTGCCGGACCTCATACGCATCTCCGGGTGGCCCAGCAACTTCACGCGCAGGGACTTCACTCGCAAGCCCGTCGGCTGCGGCGCGGCCTTCACCAAGCGTGCCCTCCTCGCCATCTTCGGCAGCAGGGATCCGGATCGACTGCGGCAACTGGAGGACGAGTACTTCTCCGAGATGCGGGCGCGGATTCACAAGCACCTCACGCGCCCTAGGCGCCACGAGGACGTGGTGCTGGTGCCGGCAGGCCCCTTCATGGCGGGGGTGGCGGAGCCCAGCACCGGGCCCTTCCGGATGACACAGGGAGACAACCCGCTGCGCGCCGAGCACTTGAGCGCGTACTACATCGACCGGGCCACCGTAACCAATGCCCGCTACGCAGAGTTCCTGACGGACACCGACGGGTCCACGGAGTTCGACCACCCGGATCAGTCGGAGGGGAGGGACCATAAGCCTGTGCACTGGCACGATTCCCGCTTCAACGCCCCTGACATGCCCGTCGTAGGGATCGACTGGTACGACGCGTGGGCCTTCGCCCGATGGAGCGGGGGCAGTCTGCCGAGCGAGTTGCAGTGGGAGAAGGCGGCGCGCGGCACGGACGGTCGCACCTACCCGTGGGGAAACACCTGGGACCCGGAGCGTGTCAACTACGTGGAGCGCTCGTATGGGACCGCTGTCAGCGATCTGGATGAGCTCGAAGCACTGCTGGTGACGACGACCGACTCCGACGTACCGGAACATCCGGTGCTGCCCTCGGACAGCCTTCCGCAGGGCGCGAGCCCCTACGGAGCCCTGCAGATGTCCGGCAACGTGTGGGAGCTCACCCGGACGAACTTCTACACCGGTGAAGACATGGATCCGTTCTTCAAGGGCCGCCACCCCATGGAGTTCATGAACCGCAAGGATGCTTTCCACGTGCTGCGCGGCGGCACGTGGACCTCACCGCGGACCTGCCTGGCCACGTTCTACCGGGGAAAGGACCTGATCACCGACTTCCACAACGAGGTGGGTTTCCGGTGCGTCTATGAGGTGACCCAGTGA
- the proB gene encoding glutamate 5-kinase: MRKETNSLGNRVVIKVGTSSLVTRGKLDLEKVDALCTTVQGGIEAGLAPVLVTSGAIAMGRTRHHALSATTPAANQTAAALGQGFLYSALRARFAELGVETAQLLLTPSDLTEPERGDEIRPALELMHTLAVMPIVNENDVLGVRNNDVLAAVLSGYLRARLLLLLTDVAGLYDRSCPLPGGQPRHIPVAVDGVAAAEAVARGAAGDSGTGGMLAKLSACWIATHAGVRTVIAHAADPSALLAAYRGEAVGTVFLPQPLYVDPPDLGRLWRAFRTPPRGTVLCNSLGLEAIERGQPVRRADITAIRGAFEAGDVVDIIGPDARAVARGGIRQAPNSSSAPDSVLFTPSDYVQLLESSHVGD; encoded by the coding sequence ATGCGAAAGGAAACTAATTCGTTGGGCAACAGAGTGGTGATCAAGGTCGGTACTTCTTCACTGGTCACCAGGGGAAAGCTGGACCTGGAAAAGGTTGACGCCCTCTGCACCACGGTGCAGGGAGGTATTGAAGCGGGTCTTGCCCCGGTCCTCGTCACCTCAGGGGCGATAGCGATGGGGCGGACGAGGCACCATGCCTTGTCCGCCACCACGCCGGCGGCGAATCAGACCGCTGCGGCACTGGGCCAGGGGTTCCTCTATTCGGCGCTGCGGGCACGTTTCGCCGAACTGGGGGTGGAAACCGCACAGCTGCTGCTTACTCCGTCCGACCTCACAGAACCCGAACGCGGTGATGAAATCCGTCCCGCACTAGAACTGATGCACACGCTGGCCGTCATGCCCATAGTCAACGAGAACGACGTGCTCGGCGTTCGCAACAATGATGTCCTGGCAGCGGTTCTTAGCGGGTACCTGCGGGCCAGGCTCCTGTTGTTGTTGACAGATGTGGCGGGACTCTACGACCGGAGCTGCCCCTTGCCAGGTGGGCAGCCGAGGCACATCCCGGTGGCGGTGGACGGGGTAGCCGCAGCCGAGGCAGTCGCCAGAGGAGCAGCAGGCGACAGCGGCACAGGGGGGATGCTGGCCAAGCTGAGTGCTTGCTGGATCGCCACTCACGCCGGAGTCAGAACCGTCATCGCACACGCCGCAGATCCATCCGCTCTGCTCGCCGCCTACCGGGGAGAGGCGGTCGGTACCGTGTTCCTACCACAGCCGCTGTACGTCGACCCACCTGACCTCGGCCGGCTGTGGCGGGCGTTCCGTACGCCACCACGGGGCACGGTCTTGTGCAATTCGCTCGGGCTCGAAGCCATTGAACGAGGTCAGCCGGTACGGCGCGCCGATATCACAGCCATCCGAGGTGCGTTCGAGGCCGGCGATGTCGTTGACATCATCGGGCCGGACGCGAGGGCAGTAGCGCGGGGCGGCATACGCCAGGCCCCGAACTCCTCATCCGCACCGGATTCCGTGCTGTTCACCCCATCCGATTACGTGCAACTCCTGGAGTCGAGCCATGTCGGTGACTGA
- a CDS encoding pyridoxal phosphate-dependent aminotransferase, giving the protein MKEAGQDIITLSLGEAFFDIPIPTFEGFIGTDLHHYSHSRGLPELRQLLAKYYEIRFEVAVDPDHEVVITAGSKAAIYMALLAVLEPGDEAIIPEPFWLSYPAQVRLCKGTPVMISHKVSVFDLERYVTSRSRVVIINNPNNPTGRVYSRAELEFLHSMAVKHGLLLLVDEAYNEFVPDSTDFVSASSLDPDMEHTVTVNSMSKNYGISGWRIGYLLAHRRLVDELLKIQQHLVTCAPTILSTYLAGKFDQLLNITRPQIQQIVGLRNRAAGQLAAHGIPALPGSATFYLFASISGSRLTSSEFAAKLLRESAVSVVPGIGYGESCNRFIRISVGSESEERITRGLVAIRDLIHASGGPG; this is encoded by the coding sequence ATGAAGGAGGCCGGCCAGGACATCATCACCCTCTCACTCGGGGAGGCCTTCTTCGACATTCCCATTCCGACCTTCGAAGGCTTTATTGGGACGGACCTGCACCATTACTCGCACTCCCGTGGCCTGCCGGAACTCAGGCAGCTCCTGGCCAAGTACTACGAGATCCGGTTCGAGGTCGCGGTGGACCCCGACCATGAGGTAGTCATCACCGCAGGATCCAAAGCAGCGATCTACATGGCGCTGCTCGCGGTACTCGAGCCCGGCGACGAGGCGATCATCCCGGAGCCCTTTTGGTTGAGCTATCCCGCGCAGGTCCGTCTGTGCAAAGGCACACCCGTGATGATCTCCCACAAGGTCTCGGTTTTTGACCTCGAGCGTTATGTCACCAGTCGGAGTCGGGTCGTCATCATCAACAACCCGAACAATCCCACCGGACGCGTCTACTCTCGCGCTGAACTGGAATTCCTCCACTCCATGGCGGTCAAGCACGGCTTGCTGCTCCTGGTCGACGAAGCCTATAACGAGTTTGTTCCGGACAGTACCGATTTCGTGTCGGCCAGTTCCCTCGATCCGGACATGGAACACACCGTCACCGTCAACTCGATGTCTAAGAATTATGGGATATCCGGATGGCGCATCGGCTATCTCCTGGCACATCGGCGCCTGGTGGATGAATTGCTCAAGATCCAGCAGCACCTGGTGACCTGTGCGCCCACGATCCTCTCCACCTACCTGGCGGGGAAGTTCGACCAGTTACTGAACATCACCCGGCCCCAGATCCAACAGATCGTCGGGCTGCGCAACCGCGCGGCCGGGCAGTTGGCCGCGCACGGAATACCGGCACTTCCCGGATCCGCCACGTTCTACCTCTTCGCCTCGATCAGCGGATCACGGCTGACGTCCAGTGAGTTCGCCGCCAAACTCCTCCGGGAGAGCGCTGTCAGTGTGGTGCCCGGCATCGGGTACGGCGAGTCGTGCAACCGGTTCATCCGGATATCCGTGGGAAGCGAGTCAGAGGAGCGCATCACCAGAGGTCTTGTGGCGATCCGGGACCTCATCCATGCCAGCGGCGGGCCCGGATGA
- a CDS encoding SDR family NAD(P)-dependent oxidoreductase: MTHQRTAIVSGGTRGIGLAFSRRLVRLGYSVVALYRRDDAAAEHAAKELGPAFRTVRTDLADGAAVAASAAEILSTHGAPAVLINNAGVNVDRPFLEMTHDDWHRVIDSNLSGVFYLTRAVAPAMLAADAGAVIVNIGATTGIRPRVNGANYCASKAGLLQLTKCLALEFAPKVRVNCLIPGVIETEEVVERLNLDNEEAHERVLAEIPQRRIGDCEDLAEALEFLIGPGSAYMTGQRLIVDGGQFMW; this comes from the coding sequence ATGACACATCAGCGAACCGCGATCGTCTCGGGTGGTACTCGCGGTATCGGGCTGGCGTTTAGCCGTCGCCTGGTGCGATTGGGCTACAGCGTTGTCGCCCTGTATCGCCGCGACGACGCGGCGGCGGAGCACGCGGCAAAGGAGCTGGGCCCGGCGTTTCGGACCGTGCGTACCGACCTAGCCGACGGTGCCGCCGTTGCAGCCTCGGCCGCGGAGATCCTCTCCACTCACGGTGCGCCGGCGGTGCTGATCAACAACGCGGGGGTCAATGTGGACCGACCCTTCCTGGAAATGACCCACGACGACTGGCACCGCGTGATCGACAGCAACCTGTCCGGAGTCTTCTACCTGACGAGGGCCGTTGCTCCCGCGATGCTGGCGGCAGATGCCGGGGCAGTTATCGTCAACATCGGCGCGACCACAGGGATCCGGCCGCGGGTCAATGGCGCCAACTACTGTGCCAGCAAGGCCGGACTGCTCCAGCTGACCAAGTGTCTGGCGCTTGAGTTCGCTCCCAAGGTCCGTGTGAACTGCCTGATTCCCGGGGTGATCGAGACGGAAGAGGTCGTCGAGCGGCTCAACCTCGACAATGAAGAAGCCCACGAGCGGGTGCTCGCCGAGATTCCACAGCGGAGGATCGGCGACTGCGAGGACCTCGCGGAGGCTTTGGAGTTCTTGATCGGTCCGGGGAGTGCCTACATGACAGGCCAAAGGCTGATTGTCGACGGCGGTCAATTCATGTGGTGA
- a CDS encoding alpha/beta hydrolase — MSTADVVILDHESACLRANPLGDPHRRRIEVHLPPGYDETRQYPVIYWLTGFGAHPTLTGQALMFGDSPGGLIRQAMADGRVPAALLVVPDCTTSYGGSQYINSATSGQYLDHLAEVVAEVDRRLPTLPDAACRAVAGKSSGGYGALVAAMTTDLFGAAVAHSPDAGFEHVYLPLLPRVLDTVATAGGVDALLARRGSGPYDATFMVAMSIVAMGMCYGDKPGLTAAEALPCDPSTGDFRDEVWQRWLAHDPVRMVPVHRDRLAALRLLYVDVGVRDDYGMHWGARALHSTLDRHGVSHIYREHEGGHHGIERRFADSLAALTLVWRSGTETAECVA, encoded by the coding sequence ATGAGCACTGCGGACGTCGTCATCCTCGACCACGAGAGCGCCTGCCTCCGGGCCAACCCGTTGGGCGATCCCCACCGACGCCGGATCGAGGTGCATCTGCCGCCCGGCTACGACGAGACCCGCCAGTATCCGGTGATCTACTGGCTGACCGGTTTCGGTGCTCATCCCACGCTCACCGGCCAGGCGCTGATGTTCGGTGACTCGCCCGGCGGCCTTATCCGGCAGGCGATGGCGGACGGCCGGGTGCCGGCCGCGTTGCTCGTCGTACCAGACTGCACCACCTCCTATGGGGGGTCTCAGTACATCAACTCTGCCACCTCCGGGCAGTATCTTGATCATCTGGCCGAAGTGGTCGCCGAAGTGGACAGACGCCTACCGACCCTGCCGGACGCCGCCTGCCGTGCTGTCGCCGGCAAGTCCAGTGGTGGATACGGAGCGCTCGTAGCGGCCATGACGACCGACTTATTCGGCGCGGCAGTTGCTCATTCACCCGACGCAGGCTTCGAGCACGTGTATCTGCCGCTATTGCCACGGGTCCTGGACACCGTGGCCACGGCGGGCGGTGTCGACGCGCTGCTGGCTCGCCGCGGCAGCGGACCGTATGACGCGACCTTCATGGTGGCGATGAGCATCGTCGCAATGGGCATGTGCTACGGCGACAAGCCGGGCCTGACAGCGGCGGAAGCGCTGCCGTGCGACCCGTCGACCGGCGACTTCCGCGACGAGGTCTGGCAGCGCTGGCTTGCCCACGACCCGGTGCGGATGGTGCCGGTCCACCGAGACCGGTTGGCGGCCCTGCGGTTGCTCTACGTTGACGTCGGTGTCCGTGACGACTACGGCATGCACTGGGGGGCGCGAGCGCTGCACTCCACCCTCGACCGGCATGGAGTGAGCCACATCTATCGGGAACACGAAGGTGGGCACCACGGTATCGAGCGCCGGTTCGCCGACTCGCTGGCCGCACTCACCCTCGTCTGGCGATCCGGAACGGAGACAGCTGAATGTGTGGCATAG
- a CDS encoding glutamate-5-semialdehyde dehydrogenase: protein MSVTEICENALAASAVVGQLTTAKKDQVLSDMAAAVERHRQAIAEANQRDVDAARESGVAPTLIDRLTLNERRMDGLVKAIRTVMAQPDPVGQVVKGWTRPNGLLVEQVREPLGVVAVIYEARPNVTAEVAALCLKSGNCAVLRGSSMAVETNAAIMTALSEAIALHDDVPAAAVQLIGDSSREAALELMRAKGFVDLLVPRGGPALIASVEQNATVPTVIDGAGNCHTYVDASADRAMATEVSINAKTSRPSVCNAMETLLVHEDLAADWLPGVLDAFADHQVEIRGCETVQRVWPKAMAAKEEDWGTEYLGPVLAVRVVADADEAIAHIRRWGTYNAEGIVTGDLAVARRFAQSVNAGSVFVNASTRYSDGGEFGYGVEIGVSTQKLHVRGPMGVEALTTVKNVVWGTGQTRVV from the coding sequence ATGTCGGTGACTGAAATCTGCGAGAACGCTCTGGCCGCTTCGGCGGTGGTCGGACAACTAACCACCGCGAAGAAGGACCAGGTGCTGTCGGACATGGCAGCGGCAGTGGAGCGGCACAGGCAGGCAATCGCCGAGGCGAACCAGCGGGACGTCGACGCCGCCCGTGAGTCCGGAGTCGCCCCCACGCTCATCGACCGCCTCACCCTCAACGAGCGTCGCATGGACGGATTGGTGAAGGCCATCCGTACAGTCATGGCACAGCCCGATCCGGTGGGCCAGGTCGTCAAGGGCTGGACCCGCCCCAACGGCCTGCTTGTTGAACAGGTGCGGGAGCCGCTCGGCGTAGTCGCCGTCATATACGAGGCCCGGCCGAACGTCACCGCCGAGGTGGCGGCGCTCTGCCTGAAGTCCGGCAACTGCGCTGTGCTGCGCGGATCATCGATGGCAGTGGAGACCAACGCGGCAATCATGACGGCGTTGTCCGAGGCCATCGCCCTTCACGATGACGTTCCCGCCGCGGCCGTCCAGTTGATCGGCGACTCCTCGCGGGAGGCAGCCCTTGAGCTGATGCGCGCTAAGGGCTTCGTCGACCTGCTCGTTCCCAGGGGCGGCCCTGCTCTGATCGCCTCGGTGGAGCAGAACGCGACCGTCCCGACCGTCATCGACGGGGCGGGTAATTGCCATACCTATGTCGATGCGTCGGCCGACCGGGCCATGGCTACCGAGGTCTCCATCAACGCCAAGACGTCACGCCCGAGCGTCTGCAACGCCATGGAGACGCTGTTGGTCCACGAGGACCTCGCCGCCGACTGGCTGCCGGGCGTGCTGGACGCGTTCGCCGACCACCAGGTCGAGATCCGCGGTTGTGAAACGGTCCAGCGGGTATGGCCGAAGGCCATGGCGGCGAAGGAGGAGGACTGGGGCACCGAATACCTGGGGCCAGTGCTCGCGGTCCGCGTCGTCGCTGATGCCGATGAAGCCATCGCCCACATCCGCCGCTGGGGTACCTACAACGCAGAGGGCATCGTCACCGGCGACCTGGCCGTCGCACGCCGCTTTGCCCAGTCAGTGAATGCGGGGAGCGTCTTCGTCAACGCTTCCACTCGTTACTCCGACGGCGGAGAGTTCGGGTACGGGGTCGAAATCGGCGTATCCACGCAGAAGCTGCACGTCCGCGGCCCCATGGGGGTCGAAGCGCTCACCACGGTAAAAAACGTGGTCTGGGGCACCGGCCAGACGAGGGTGGTGTGA
- a CDS encoding aldehyde dehydrogenase family protein, with product MSDSSLVTEAKQEIAADGATGERWIIAPATGRSVTSLPDTSAQDVEHLLVRADDAFRNSWGSTALMERSHRLRELARLLAHDTPYGLSASVGTSDAGRAERFAQALRAGMVWVNTWGDIEESVSVGGIGQSGYGRELGLHATDGYIRPRAVWVAHSSAGTR from the coding sequence GTGAGCGACAGCAGCCTGGTAACAGAGGCCAAGCAGGAGATCGCAGCGGACGGAGCGACCGGCGAACGCTGGATTATCGCCCCGGCCACCGGACGCTCCGTCACCAGCCTGCCGGACACCAGCGCGCAGGACGTTGAACACCTGCTCGTTCGGGCTGACGACGCATTTCGGAATTCTTGGGGAAGCACCGCGCTGATGGAACGGTCCCATCGCCTACGCGAATTGGCAAGGCTTCTCGCACACGACACTCCCTACGGGCTGTCGGCTTCCGTAGGGACTTCCGACGCCGGTCGCGCGGAGCGCTTCGCCCAGGCGCTGCGAGCCGGCATGGTCTGGGTCAACACCTGGGGGGATATCGAGGAGTCAGTCAGCGTCGGCGGGATCGGCCAATCCGGATATGGCCGCGAGTTGGGCCTCCACGCGACAGATGGCTACATCCGCCCTCGCGCCGTTTGGGTCGCGCATTCTTCCGCTGGCACGAGGTAG
- a CDS encoding MBL fold metallo-hydrolase → MRLTSLGHAAVLVETDTQRILVDPWLTQRLDRFWEHHPALPDGLEQVLEEGVDCIVFSHHHFDHHHFPSLARLQEGADVDFDDSPRRGPEITCVYPVGPVPPTLTASGLGHQAISWTLRRLGFEKLHPVTPGDTVTLSGATLRTFVSDVPFPEMSVLIETADGTVMVCGDSLLHDSTVEFLERSDAPRIDIAFVPVHSLSPPGVLTERRPLHNPEATVARAIANFDRYTDVLSATITVPSSFGWRVRGDGEQDYAWCNRTIFPFSPTDALRRLNERGRDGLLWGPGQVIEMSDGIAVLTDKGPVAADGYDFDSVYAEVAFDPQAHVPAFDPAVDRYGRQTRDSEDMLGDLLDRLVATDFWYRALDSGSAQHVISLGEDDGTQSAFLLDPVAGRIVRLGEGAARAHLFGGESWTEIAASTLQAMLDADLLFGSSYSLWASNSNLLSAVFHHPSYYTRHVERVLQESDGT, encoded by the coding sequence ATGCGTCTCACCTCGCTCGGCCACGCCGCCGTGCTGGTCGAGACCGATACCCAGCGGATCCTGGTCGACCCGTGGCTCACCCAGCGTCTCGACCGTTTCTGGGAACACCACCCGGCGCTGCCGGATGGTCTGGAGCAGGTCCTGGAGGAAGGGGTGGACTGCATCGTCTTCAGCCACCACCACTTCGACCACCATCACTTCCCCTCGCTCGCTCGGCTCCAGGAAGGCGCCGACGTCGACTTCGACGACAGCCCGCGCCGTGGCCCGGAGATCACCTGTGTGTATCCCGTCGGGCCGGTCCCGCCGACGCTCACCGCCTCCGGGCTGGGCCATCAGGCCATCTCCTGGACACTGCGTCGGCTCGGGTTCGAGAAGCTGCATCCGGTGACCCCCGGGGATACGGTTACGCTCAGCGGGGCAACCCTGCGGACCTTCGTCTCCGACGTGCCCTTCCCAGAGATGAGCGTACTGATCGAGACTGCCGACGGCACGGTCATGGTGTGCGGCGATTCCCTGCTGCATGACTCCACGGTGGAGTTTCTGGAACGTTCCGACGCGCCGCGCATCGACATCGCCTTTGTGCCGGTGCACAGCCTCTCGCCGCCTGGAGTCCTCACCGAGCGCAGACCGCTCCACAACCCCGAGGCGACCGTGGCCCGTGCCATCGCCAACTTCGACCGCTACACCGACGTGCTGTCGGCCACCATCACCGTGCCGTCGTCCTTCGGCTGGAGGGTCAGAGGTGACGGCGAGCAGGACTACGCGTGGTGCAACCGCACCATCTTCCCGTTCAGCCCCACCGACGCCCTGCGCCGACTGAACGAACGTGGTCGTGACGGCCTGCTGTGGGGGCCAGGCCAGGTCATCGAGATGTCGGACGGCATAGCCGTACTCACCGACAAGGGGCCGGTTGCGGCAGACGGCTACGACTTCGACAGCGTCTATGCAGAGGTCGCCTTCGATCCGCAGGCGCACGTCCCGGCCTTCGACCCTGCCGTCGACCGCTACGGTCGGCAGACACGCGACAGCGAGGATATGCTCGGAGACCTCCTCGATCGACTTGTGGCCACTGACTTCTGGTACCGAGCACTGGACAGCGGAAGCGCGCAGCACGTCATCTCGCTGGGCGAGGACGATGGCACACAGAGCGCGTTCCTGCTTGACCCGGTCGCCGGCCGGATCGTCCGCCTCGGCGAAGGCGCAGCGCGAGCGCATCTCTTCGGCGGCGAGAGCTGGACCGAGATCGCCGCGTCCACCCTGCAAGCGATGCTCGACGCGGACCTGCTGTTCGGCAGCTCTTACAGCCTCTGGGCGAGCAACAGCAATCTGCTGTCCGCAGTCTTCCACCACCCGTCTTACTACACCCGCCATGTGGAGCGCGTACTTCAGGAGTCGGACGGCACATGA
- a CDS encoding asparagine synthetase B family protein translates to MCGIAGFISLDGARNREWLARLGTTMTTAMAHRGESAADPYVSPDGTVVLACVRLAVRDRSVAGDQPMASPDGRIVLVHNGEVYGSRSPAPQPWPARTSCDTEFIIQQVSQVENPSAALRPLDGMFALAWHDNHTGRTVLARDHFGVKPLIYAYIAGGVLFASEPGALLSTGLVAAETDPEEFVLRAWIRMDAADDRTWLRDVRALQPAECLVLDPPRSRAHRYWQPESGDSPVTAEEIRAAFDRSVRQASVSDVPRAAVLSGGVDSSAVTAGLRATDVPVHPYVLRYQDGIGGSGDDVEHAQEVARRLGLPMTVCELDQKIAAGLVPTLSRRLMRPLLHGAELAMHRLYQQVAENGQVVVYSGHGADEMWGYQDGRYFPVVAPAAPTHVHGRHYLTHRLYPDERPVWARLMQWLAQEMDVNLDAVREQVWERTLAEYRALDTIDPLKRGRFHLMRRFLVYVNDMVDATSSTFTLEDRPVFQDVTLAELAFRCPEHMKNTGGPGSHKELLKSALADLLPASVLRRSKQGFPSPTDSGYVRKLAELTDEQGQPFGLPPLPQRLREELGVGEWIFLASSTAWLEHLATLRTGQPASDRGALPLGTDIGAA, encoded by the coding sequence ATGTGTGGCATAGCAGGCTTCATCAGCCTGGACGGGGCCCGGAACCGGGAGTGGCTTGCCCGACTTGGCACAACGATGACGACGGCTATGGCACACCGTGGCGAGAGCGCCGCAGACCCGTATGTTTCCCCTGACGGCACTGTGGTGCTGGCCTGTGTCCGGCTTGCCGTCCGAGATCGCTCTGTCGCCGGCGACCAGCCGATGGCGAGTCCGGATGGTCGGATCGTGCTGGTGCACAACGGAGAGGTGTACGGCTCCCGGTCACCGGCACCGCAGCCATGGCCGGCCCGCACTTCGTGTGACACCGAGTTCATCATTCAGCAGGTGAGCCAAGTCGAGAATCCCTCAGCCGCGCTGCGCCCGCTGGATGGGATGTTCGCGCTTGCCTGGCACGACAACCACACCGGCCGCACCGTCCTGGCTCGGGACCACTTCGGCGTGAAGCCACTGATCTACGCGTATATTGCGGGCGGGGTGCTGTTCGCCTCCGAACCGGGAGCCCTGCTGAGCACTGGTCTGGTGGCGGCCGAGACGGACCCTGAGGAGTTCGTTCTGCGGGCGTGGATCCGGATGGACGCGGCGGACGACCGGACGTGGTTGCGCGATGTTCGCGCTCTGCAGCCCGCCGAATGCCTCGTGTTGGACCCACCACGCTCACGCGCCCACCGCTATTGGCAACCCGAGTCCGGGGACTCCCCTGTGACTGCCGAGGAGATCAGGGCGGCTTTTGACCGGTCGGTCCGCCAGGCGAGCGTGTCCGACGTGCCACGCGCGGCGGTGCTGAGCGGCGGCGTGGACAGTTCCGCCGTCACCGCTGGCCTGCGGGCTACAGATGTCCCGGTCCACCCATATGTGCTGCGCTACCAGGACGGTATCGGTGGCTCCGGCGACGACGTGGAGCACGCTCAGGAGGTGGCTCGGCGCCTGGGGCTGCCCATGACCGTGTGTGAACTCGACCAGAAAATCGCCGCCGGACTGGTCCCGACGCTTTCGCGACGCTTGATGCGCCCGCTTCTGCACGGCGCCGAACTGGCGATGCACCGCCTCTATCAGCAGGTAGCCGAAAACGGGCAGGTAGTCGTCTACTCCGGGCACGGAGCCGATGAGATGTGGGGCTATCAAGACGGACGCTACTTCCCCGTCGTCGCCCCCGCCGCGCCCACACATGTGCACGGTCGGCACTACCTGACCCATCGCCTCTATCCCGATGAGCGCCCCGTATGGGCACGACTGATGCAGTGGCTCGCTCAGGAGATGGACGTCAACCTCGATGCCGTCCGCGAACAGGTGTGGGAACGCACCCTGGCCGAATATCGTGCACTGGACACCATCGACCCACTCAAGCGTGGACGCTTCCACCTCATGCGGCGTTTCCTGGTGTACGTCAACGACATGGTCGATGCCACATCGTCCACGTTCACCCTTGAGGACCGACCCGTCTTCCAAGACGTGACACTGGCCGAACTCGCCTTCCGGTGTCCCGAACACATGAAGAACACGGGCGGTCCGGGCAGTCACAAAGAGCTGCTGAAGTCGGCGCTGGCCGACCTGCTGCCCGCGTCTGTGCTGCGCCGGAGCAAGCAGGGCTTTCCGTCTCCTACCGACTCCGGCTACGTCCGGAAATTGGCGGAACTCACCGACGAACAGGGCCAGCCGTTCGGCCTGCCCCCGCTCCCTCAGCGTCTGCGCGAGGAACTAGGCGTGGGGGAATGGATTTTCCTCGCCTCCAGCACAGCCTGGCTGGAGCACCTTGCCACGCTTCGGACGGGCCAGCCTGCGTCCGACCGGGGTGCGCTCCCGCTGGGCACCGACATCGGCGCCGCCTGA